gaatttaatgGGAAAAAAAAGTCTACGTAGCTATTGCTAGATagatagatagtgtaatgagtATAAATCATTAATTCACATAAAATAAGATGTATTTATCGTTGGGGATGACCAGTAGTTTGAGCTTGGGATTTTTATATTgaaggtctcaagttcgaaatcCGTTGCCATCGAAAGCAAGGGATTTGGCTtttgggtcgagctcgtcgcactATATTTGCTTAGTGTGAGTTACCTTTCCTATATGATTTTCAAATTATTGCATAGAAGGAAGAATTTTACCTCGTGCACATTTAAAGAATAATAACCGTGGGTTTCCGTTGTCATAAAAAAGAATGTATTTAGAGTATAATAAATTGGGTTGGCCTAGCAATCCTTTTTTAATTCTAAGTTGTTTATTGTTTATACAATTACAagtgattttataaaaatttagatgttagtcataaaatattaatttttctacACTTAAATCTGACTTTTATTAATGTAGCATCCCCATGCTCTTATacttttattaatgaaaatatacattaattaattcattaaaagttgaaaattgtTGGCGCAAAGTATCCTTGATAAATATTGGAGCATGTCAATATTACATTTGTTATTAGTGTGGtcgactattttattttttatattagtaGGAGCCAccccctatatatatatatattagcaaTTAATAAAACTAATATAGAAAGAAATAGTCATTAAATTTAAGGCACAACTCAAATAAATGTAAAgaattttcaaccaaaaatcAATCGAAAACATTATCAATGAATTTCATCGAAAATTAGCAATTTTTAATAGTGAACAAAACTTGACATGGATGTGAGCGTGGTGGATACAATATGATGTATATACGAGTTTATCGGAAATCAATAACGTATACGTAATcaataaatttactaaatatttaatagtaaatttaatttttactgTATATTAACTTGAGATcgtaataataattaataagctTCGGATTTTCTTATACTTCAaatcttttcaaatttcttgataattttttaaaatcaaattcaattttttgttctttttagaaGGGCataaatttattcaatttacatttttattttagtattttacttCTTGCTCATGATCATTAGTTCTAAGGCCTAGACTAGAATAATTTGGGGTCACACTATGAATAGTGtgggatttaattaatttattgaacTATAAATATTCCACACTGGAAGGGGGATAAAGTACATTATTTTTGAGTACTTAAATTAATTTCCAAAATATTTAGACTTCAATAGTATATGCCTATGCAGATAtctcttttattatataatataatataattaattaataattatgagGGTACACAAATGATAGTGGgctaaaaattttaagttcattaattaaaaaaaagaagtaaatagTTCATTAAATTACCAGccattttgtgttttatgtaAATTATGCTCACACATCTCTAATTTAGTTCATACTTCATTGAGAAAATCATAGTTATATTATTTAAAGTTTgtaatgaaatatgttatgaaaaaaaaagaaaaaagataattcATATTTGTGGAAGAAAAAACTGTAATATAAAATGTCCTCGACTGTATCTAGATATATCAAGTTGTTCAATTACCcttctgaacttattttacaagtaattttctatccttttTCGGCTTATGtggcactaacttgaaaaaagaGTCAACCaacattgggcccacaagatagtatcacgtaggccgaaaattattaataaaaataagttcaagggtaATAGGACATTGATATAGTATAAGTGCGTCTATAAAATTTCGCACATAGATTAAGAGGGTACTTGTTCATTATccctaattaaataatatcttttatttaattaatgtgatttgtcgattatatatatagaaaactcAGTTATTTAAAGAAAGGTAAATTTGGAAGTGATTAATTAAtaccttttaaattattttaaaaccaTTTAATTTGAACTAAATACAAAGCTTAAAACATCTTATAATTAATATGAACCTGAGGTGGGTATAAGTTATAATATCTTATGTTgttaattaataacataaatataatatgagGAAAAACAATTCTCTTAATTTGTTAACACAAGTAAATAAGAGAATCTAATTACTCAATTTCACttgttcaatattttaaaaataattatttttatttttacttttaaattttaacatatcaaaaaaatataactattttcccaatattttatcgtctatattatttaaatatttgttaaattacTTTCCAAACTTAATACTATACAACATAATATtgtgaatattatattaaaaatacttAGGAAAAGGGgtttgatatacccctcaactttgtcatttggagctgatatacccctcgttataaaagtggctcatatatgcccttaccgttatacaaacggctcatatatacccctggCGTCAcaaaacggctcacatatacccttcatttaacggaagttaaaaaattagttttaaatttatattttgttacttctaattttttttaaaaaaaattatttaggggtatatatgattcttctatcaaagttcaaggtatattttaatttttttaatacataaattattttttgacttcttttattataattatttgagtttcttattcttattttgttttttctttcattccttagtttaaagagaaaaaaaattaaactgtttttttgtgtgtattgtaatttaatttcgtattcgaagaaaaaatttggtcatctacaataagttttacaagaatattagtgaaatataaataaatttgattatcaaaataatgattataaagtagtcattgaaacaaaaaaaagtcaaaaaaaacatgtttgacgaggattaaatttactcatatggaattatattttttagaaaaaataataaaaatttagattaaaaatattatttttttcattttcgttagagaaaaagggtatatgtgagccatttgtttacaagtaggggtacatatgagtcactttcataacaaggggtatatcagctctaaatgacaaagttgaggggtatatcagactctTTCCCAAATACTTAtatcaattcattttttaaaaaagtgtaaaattttaaaataaataaataaaagatgaacgaataaaatattaaatatgtgGATGAAGTAGAAAGAAGAAAGTCAATATTAAACTTTAATTGAACTATAGaattaaaaagttgaaaattaaagtttttcTCCTTATTGCGGCTTTGTGGGATACatagtattattattacaactatagacttttttttttttaaattttactttttatttttttataacttctAAATTCTTCTTTCCCTCACATGCCACTTTTATTTTCTAAACACAATTTTTTCAAACTTCTCCCcaccttttatttttgttttattttttaaaatctttataaaGTCCCATCAACTTCTATGTCCTTGTATACTAATCCAATATTCATTTCTCTTctaatattatatcatataaaatttctctctcttttttctctatTTGTACATTTTTGTAACATTCAATTAGTTTCTTCATTTTGagtaagcaaaaaaaaaaaatagtttagatGGATTATCATGGTCAGAAAATTGAAGTTGTTGGACGAGGACGAGAAGGAGGACGAGGAGATAGTAAGGAAGAAATTAAGGAGGAAGAAATTGTTATGGATCTTCGAAGGGGTCCATGGACCGTTGAAGAAGACTTTACACTTATCAATTTTATTGCACATCACGGTGAAGGTCGTTGGAATTCTCTTGCACGTTGTGCTGgtaattatatatctttattctttttgttattgttgatcGTAGTGTTTACTAAAAACTTTTTACATTTGGTTACTCATGAGAAGTTGAACAATctttaattaataaactaaGGTCGTTCAACTAATCTACGTCCATACTTGTGTAAGGCATGTTAAGGAATAAGTGTTTACTACTgtaacttttttattattaaaagttCGAATTCTGAATTTCTgattaataaattatgtttatCGAGTTAGTTGAATTAGTAATCTTTCTTTGAGAAACCATCTTTTCTTTATTGCAAcatgtatttctttttcttttcttttgtataaTAAGACAATATCTTCACATAGATAAATATTCGTatggatatgttgttgtataattttatttcttctttacaatTAGGTAATTTAAAGTGTTTCTTTTGGGTGGGGTGTACAAGTAATAGTTTTAAAGTAAGTATTTGTATGTTTCAAACGCAAAATATTTTGTGCATcatattgtcttttattaatactttatttttgaaatatgcttttaaatttaactttggCATAATTAGTCATGAGaagtttattataattaataaatcgTTGTGGTTCAATTAATTAAACAGGTTTAAAGAGAACAGGGAAAAGTTGTAGATTGCGATGGCTTAATTATCTTCGACCAGATGTTCGACGTGGCAATATTACTGTTGAAGAACAACTCTTGATTCTTGAATTGCATTCTCGATGGGGCAATCGGTATGTTCACTCTCAGACTTATGTATAGTTACGAATTAATTTCACGTATAATCATTACACTATATTCGTAATAGTACCACATTAAAATAACTATAAACTATGTGTCATTTGCTACTAGTAGTAACTTAATTATAATAGTGTGTAATatgattttctctttcttttgtgtAGTTGGTCTAAAATCGCTCAACATCTTCCTGGAAGAACAgacaatgaaataaaaaattattggcGAACTCGGGTACAAAAGCATGCAAAACAACTCAAATGTGACGTGAATAGTAAGCAATTCAAAGATACCATGAAGTATCTTTGGATGCCTAGGTTAGCCGAAAGAATACAAGCCGCCGCGGCTACTTCCAACCCAACGGCGGCTTCTTCCTCCGGCCCCACCACCACATATGTCCAAAGTCAAGAAATTCAACATCTACTACCAAACATGAACCATCATGTACCCGAATACTTACCTATCCAACTGATGAATATCGAGAAAACAAACAGTCTTAATTATTCAGCAACTTCAGCGTCATCGGATAATTACTCATCCGACCTCACTGATGGTTGCTACAATTTCTCAATTAATCAAAGCAATAATCAAGATCATTCTCAAGTTAATCAAAGTACTAATCAATTGCTCTATGTAGAATCAACAATTAATCCCACAAGTTATAATTTTCACCCTGGATTTCAAGGATTCCAAGAAGTGGATCAACAAAACAATACACAATGGATGGAAAATCCATGGAATATTGAAGATATGTGCTTCTTACAACAATTGAACAATGACatgtgataaaaaaatatatatatatatagtatccAAGAGTACCTCAAGAGGTTGGAGATTCATATAGAGAAATATTATCATCATTAATCACACCATAAAAgcatctaatttttttaaaaattcttatgCAACATATTTGTAGCTTTtatgtttcaaatttcaatcaatttcttagttttataatttttttttaaataaaaatacatatatgtgtacatttattttagatttactTTTATCGATGAgtttcttaaaatatatatatgtgctaGTAGAAAATGTATAACTTCTAATGCTAATTAaagaaactttttttataatattgaggTAAGAGGATTGTGTGTTAGAGTCAACCCAATTGTAGATGGGGtctttaattgatttatataatttttttggatgATTCTCATCTCATGAGCTAGCTGTTTCGAAGTTATATATGTTAGATTATGATATTAGAGTTATTTAGACTCATCTCGACTTTTATTTTATTCgatattaaatttcatattatatttttcatgttctAAATTTTCAATTCTCTAATCGTGTGAATGCATGTTAAAGTCCGGGCCCATGTCGATTGTGGATGGGGTCTTTGGTCTATTTTTacttgattttaaataattcttATTTCATGAACTAACTTCTGAAATTGGATTAGATTCAAAATTcgtttcttatatatatatatcatagtATTAGAGTCATACAAATCTCAACCATTGATTGTCTTACATTGTTAACGCTCCAGATGTTTGGTTGTTATTGTGCAAATATCGTGTTAAACTCCTACGTCAATTGTGAATGGAGTTTTTGATCTCTTTATATAATCTCAGACAATTATCTTCATTTTATGagtaaacttttaaaattaagcTAAGTTTATAAAGTCCCTTTCTCATCACACAAtactaaaaattcatatacaattgtacacaaatcctttttttttttttagcctttttctatattttggagttattaatttaacatacttATGATGGAATTCTAAAaggggaaaatattt
The window above is part of the Solanum pennellii chromosome 5, SPENNV200 genome. Proteins encoded here:
- the LOC107019038 gene encoding transcription factor MYB78, producing MDYHGQKIEVVGRGREGGRGDSKEEIKEEEIVMDLRRGPWTVEEDFTLINFIAHHGEGRWNSLARCAGLKRTGKSCRLRWLNYLRPDVRRGNITVEEQLLILELHSRWGNRWSKIAQHLPGRTDNEIKNYWRTRVQKHAKQLKCDVNSKQFKDTMKYLWMPRLAERIQAAAATSNPTAASSSGPTTTYVQSQEIQHLLPNMNHHVPEYLPIQLMNIEKTNSLNYSATSASSDNYSSDLTDGCYNFSINQSNNQDHSQVNQSTNQLLYVESTINPTSYNFHPGFQGFQEVDQQNNTQWMENPWNIEDMCFLQQLNNDM